A part of Mycobacteriales bacterium genomic DNA contains:
- a CDS encoding LuxR family transcriptional regulator, with amino-acid sequence MSRSGTLDVARAAFARGEWSTARDSFLEADQDTRLDVDDLDRYAVAAYLIGDEEQSIGLRARVFQLSEERGDYP; translated from the coding sequence ATGTCACGATCTGGGACGCTCGACGTCGCCCGGGCGGCTTTCGCCCGCGGCGAGTGGTCGACGGCCCGCGACAGCTTCCTCGAGGCGGATCAGGACACCCGGCTCGACGTTGATGACCTCGATCGCTACGCCGTCGCGGCGTACCTGATCGGCGACGAGGAGCAGAGCATCGGCCTGCGGGCCCGGGTCTTCCAGCTGTCGGAGGAACGCGGCGACTACCC